The Solanum lycopersicum chromosome 6, SLM_r2.1 genome has a window encoding:
- the LOC101251993 gene encoding transcription factor TGA9 isoform X3 yields the protein MPYAVYRGLNPASTSFMYHSTPNGNQEGAGFDFGELEEAFVLQGFKMSNDEAKASLYAAAATGKPAATLEMFPSWPMRYQQTPRENSKSREESTDSGSLSSRAQPHFEPESPISRKASSDHQLQITHKSQEQQQLQDMASNNNPRTGVLQTELSSKSNSEKKKGAASTSERVLDPKTLRRLAQNREAAKKSRIRKKAYVQQLETSRIRLSQLEQELQRASSQGIFLGGGTAAGSNISSGAAIFDMEYSRWLDDDHRHIAELRTALQAHLSDGDLRLIVDGYLAHYDEIFSLKGVAAKSDVFHLITGTWTTPAERCFLWMGGFRPSELIKMLIGQLDPLTEQQVVGIYSLQQSSQQAEEALSQGLEQLQQSLIDTIATASLHDGMHHMALALGKLSNLEGFVRQADNLRQQTLHQLHRILTVRQAARCFLVIGEYYGRLRALSSLWLSRPRETLIADDNSCQTITGLQMVQSSQNHFSNF from the exons ATGCCATATGCTGTTTATAGGGGGTTAAATCCTGCTAGCACAAGCTTCATGTATCATTCTACTCCCAA TGGTAATCAAGAAGGAGCTGGTTTTGATTTTGGAGAGCTAGAAGAAGCTTTTGTACTGCAAGGATTTAAGATGAGTAATGATGAAGCTAAAGCAt CTTTATATGCAGCAGCAGCCACAGGGAAGCCTGCTGCAACTTTGGAGATGTTCCCTTCTTGGCCTATGAGATACCAACAGACCCCAAGa GAAAACTCAAAATCAAGAGAAGAAAGTACTGATTCAGGTTCACTTTCAAGTAGAGCTCAACCCCATTTTGAGCCAGAATCTCCCATCAGTAGAAAAGCATCTTCAGACCATCAACTTCAGATAACACACAAATCTCAAGAACAGCAACAGCTTCAAGATATGGCAAGTAATAATAATCCAAGAACAGGAGTTTTACAAACTGAACTATCTTCCAAGTCCAACAGTGAAAAG aaAAAAGGTGCTGCTTCAACCTCAGAGAGGGTACTTGATCCTAAG ACATTGAGACGTTTAGCTCAAAATAGAGAAGCAGCAAAGAAAAGCAGGATAAGAAAAAAG GCTTATGTACAACAGCTAGAAACAAGTAGGATAAGACTTTCTCAGCTAGAACAAGAACTTCAAAGGGCTAGCTCTCAG GGGATTTTCTTGGGAGGTGGTACTGCTGCTGGTTCCAATATCAGCTCTG GTGCTGCAATATTTGATATGGAATATTCAAGGTGGTTGGATGATGATCATAGGCACATAGCCGAGCTTCGAACTGCATTACAAGCACATTTATCAGATGGTGATCTTAGATTAATAGTTGATGGATACCTTGCTCATTACGACGAAATTTTCAGCCTAAAGGGTGTGGCAGCAAAATCTGATGTATTTCACCTAATCACTGGAACGTGGACAACTCCAGCTGAACGCTGCTTCCTTTGGATGGGTGGTTTTAGGCCCTCTGAGCTTATCAAG ATGTTGATAGGACAATTAGACCCTTTAACAGAGCAACAAGTAGTTGGAATATACAGCCTCCAACAATCTTCCCAACAGGCAGAGGAAGCTCTTTCACAGGGACTAGAACAACTACAACAATCTTTAATTGATACCATTGCCACTGCTTCTCTCCATGATGGAATGCATCATATGGCTCTTGCATTGGGGAAACTCTCCAATCTTGAAGGATTTGTTCGTCAG GCTGATAATTTGAGACAACAAACATTGCATCAATTACACAGAATATTAACAGTTAGACAAGCAGCCAGATGTTTCTTGGTGATCGGAGAATATTATGGTCGACTACGAGCTTTAAGTTCTCTATGGTTATCTCGTCCACGAGA GACGCTGATCGCGGATGATAATTCTTGTCAAACAATAACGGGATTACAAATGGTACAATCTTCTCAGAACCACTTCTCAAATTTCTGA
- the LOC101251993 gene encoding transcription factor TGA9 isoform X4, with protein MPYAVYRGLNPASTSFIGNQEGAGFDFGELEEAFVLQGFKMSNDEAKASLYAAAATGKPAATLEMFPSWPMRYQQTPRENSKSREESTDSGSLSSRAQPHFEPESPISRKASSDHQLQITHKSQEQQQLQDMASNNNPRTGVLQTELSSKSNSEKKKGAASTSERVLDPKTLRRLAQNREAAKKSRIRKKAYVQQLETSRIRLSQLEQELQRASSQGIFLGGGTAAGSNISSGAAIFDMEYSRWLDDDHRHIAELRTALQAHLSDGDLRLIVDGYLAHYDEIFSLKGVAAKSDVFHLITGTWTTPAERCFLWMGGFRPSELIKMLIGQLDPLTEQQVVGIYSLQQSSQQAEEALSQGLEQLQQSLIDTIATASLHDGMHHMALALGKLSNLEGFVRQADNLRQQTLHQLHRILTVRQAARCFLVIGEYYGRLRALSSLWLSRPRETLIADDNSCQTITGLQMVQSSQNHFSNF; from the exons ATGCCATATGCTGTTTATAGGGGGTTAAATCCTGCTAGCACAAGCTTCAT TGGTAATCAAGAAGGAGCTGGTTTTGATTTTGGAGAGCTAGAAGAAGCTTTTGTACTGCAAGGATTTAAGATGAGTAATGATGAAGCTAAAGCAt CTTTATATGCAGCAGCAGCCACAGGGAAGCCTGCTGCAACTTTGGAGATGTTCCCTTCTTGGCCTATGAGATACCAACAGACCCCAAGa GAAAACTCAAAATCAAGAGAAGAAAGTACTGATTCAGGTTCACTTTCAAGTAGAGCTCAACCCCATTTTGAGCCAGAATCTCCCATCAGTAGAAAAGCATCTTCAGACCATCAACTTCAGATAACACACAAATCTCAAGAACAGCAACAGCTTCAAGATATGGCAAGTAATAATAATCCAAGAACAGGAGTTTTACAAACTGAACTATCTTCCAAGTCCAACAGTGAAAAG aaAAAAGGTGCTGCTTCAACCTCAGAGAGGGTACTTGATCCTAAG ACATTGAGACGTTTAGCTCAAAATAGAGAAGCAGCAAAGAAAAGCAGGATAAGAAAAAAG GCTTATGTACAACAGCTAGAAACAAGTAGGATAAGACTTTCTCAGCTAGAACAAGAACTTCAAAGGGCTAGCTCTCAG GGGATTTTCTTGGGAGGTGGTACTGCTGCTGGTTCCAATATCAGCTCTG GTGCTGCAATATTTGATATGGAATATTCAAGGTGGTTGGATGATGATCATAGGCACATAGCCGAGCTTCGAACTGCATTACAAGCACATTTATCAGATGGTGATCTTAGATTAATAGTTGATGGATACCTTGCTCATTACGACGAAATTTTCAGCCTAAAGGGTGTGGCAGCAAAATCTGATGTATTTCACCTAATCACTGGAACGTGGACAACTCCAGCTGAACGCTGCTTCCTTTGGATGGGTGGTTTTAGGCCCTCTGAGCTTATCAAG ATGTTGATAGGACAATTAGACCCTTTAACAGAGCAACAAGTAGTTGGAATATACAGCCTCCAACAATCTTCCCAACAGGCAGAGGAAGCTCTTTCACAGGGACTAGAACAACTACAACAATCTTTAATTGATACCATTGCCACTGCTTCTCTCCATGATGGAATGCATCATATGGCTCTTGCATTGGGGAAACTCTCCAATCTTGAAGGATTTGTTCGTCAG GCTGATAATTTGAGACAACAAACATTGCATCAATTACACAGAATATTAACAGTTAGACAAGCAGCCAGATGTTTCTTGGTGATCGGAGAATATTATGGTCGACTACGAGCTTTAAGTTCTCTATGGTTATCTCGTCCACGAGA GACGCTGATCGCGGATGATAATTCTTGTCAAACAATAACGGGATTACAAATGGTACAATCTTCTCAGAACCACTTCTCAAATTTCTGA
- the LOC101251993 gene encoding transcription factor TGA9 isoform X1, with translation MASQGIGETGLTDSGSSHHNHNMPYAVYRGLNPASTSFMYHSTPNGNQEGAGFDFGELEEAFVLQGFKMSNDEAKASLYAAAATGKPAATLEMFPSWPMRYQQTPRENSKSREESTDSGSLSSRAQPHFEPESPISRKASSDHQLQITHKSQEQQQLQDMASNNNPRTGVLQTELSSKSNSEKKKGAASTSERVLDPKTLRRLAQNREAAKKSRIRKKAYVQQLETSRIRLSQLEQELQRASSQGIFLGGGTAAGSNISSGAAIFDMEYSRWLDDDHRHIAELRTALQAHLSDGDLRLIVDGYLAHYDEIFSLKGVAAKSDVFHLITGTWTTPAERCFLWMGGFRPSELIKMLIGQLDPLTEQQVVGIYSLQQSSQQAEEALSQGLEQLQQSLIDTIATASLHDGMHHMALALGKLSNLEGFVRQADNLRQQTLHQLHRILTVRQAARCFLVIGEYYGRLRALSSLWLSRPRETLIADDNSCQTITGLQMVQSSQNHFSNF, from the exons ATGGCGAGTCAAGGAATTGGAGAAACTGGTTTGACAGATTCTGGATCATCACACCATAATCACAATATGCCATATGCTGTTTATAGGGGGTTAAATCCTGCTAGCACAAGCTTCATGTATCATTCTACTCCCAA TGGTAATCAAGAAGGAGCTGGTTTTGATTTTGGAGAGCTAGAAGAAGCTTTTGTACTGCAAGGATTTAAGATGAGTAATGATGAAGCTAAAGCAt CTTTATATGCAGCAGCAGCCACAGGGAAGCCTGCTGCAACTTTGGAGATGTTCCCTTCTTGGCCTATGAGATACCAACAGACCCCAAGa GAAAACTCAAAATCAAGAGAAGAAAGTACTGATTCAGGTTCACTTTCAAGTAGAGCTCAACCCCATTTTGAGCCAGAATCTCCCATCAGTAGAAAAGCATCTTCAGACCATCAACTTCAGATAACACACAAATCTCAAGAACAGCAACAGCTTCAAGATATGGCAAGTAATAATAATCCAAGAACAGGAGTTTTACAAACTGAACTATCTTCCAAGTCCAACAGTGAAAAG aaAAAAGGTGCTGCTTCAACCTCAGAGAGGGTACTTGATCCTAAG ACATTGAGACGTTTAGCTCAAAATAGAGAAGCAGCAAAGAAAAGCAGGATAAGAAAAAAG GCTTATGTACAACAGCTAGAAACAAGTAGGATAAGACTTTCTCAGCTAGAACAAGAACTTCAAAGGGCTAGCTCTCAG GGGATTTTCTTGGGAGGTGGTACTGCTGCTGGTTCCAATATCAGCTCTG GTGCTGCAATATTTGATATGGAATATTCAAGGTGGTTGGATGATGATCATAGGCACATAGCCGAGCTTCGAACTGCATTACAAGCACATTTATCAGATGGTGATCTTAGATTAATAGTTGATGGATACCTTGCTCATTACGACGAAATTTTCAGCCTAAAGGGTGTGGCAGCAAAATCTGATGTATTTCACCTAATCACTGGAACGTGGACAACTCCAGCTGAACGCTGCTTCCTTTGGATGGGTGGTTTTAGGCCCTCTGAGCTTATCAAG ATGTTGATAGGACAATTAGACCCTTTAACAGAGCAACAAGTAGTTGGAATATACAGCCTCCAACAATCTTCCCAACAGGCAGAGGAAGCTCTTTCACAGGGACTAGAACAACTACAACAATCTTTAATTGATACCATTGCCACTGCTTCTCTCCATGATGGAATGCATCATATGGCTCTTGCATTGGGGAAACTCTCCAATCTTGAAGGATTTGTTCGTCAG GCTGATAATTTGAGACAACAAACATTGCATCAATTACACAGAATATTAACAGTTAGACAAGCAGCCAGATGTTTCTTGGTGATCGGAGAATATTATGGTCGACTACGAGCTTTAAGTTCTCTATGGTTATCTCGTCCACGAGA GACGCTGATCGCGGATGATAATTCTTGTCAAACAATAACGGGATTACAAATGGTACAATCTTCTCAGAACCACTTCTCAAATTTCTGA
- the LOC101251993 gene encoding transcription factor TGA9 isoform X5, with product MSNDEAKASLYAAAATGKPAATLEMFPSWPMRYQQTPRENSKSREESTDSGSLSSRAQPHFEPESPISRKASSDHQLQITHKSQEQQQLQDMASNNNPRTGVLQTELSSKSNSEKKKGAASTSERVLDPKTLRRLAQNREAAKKSRIRKKAYVQQLETSRIRLSQLEQELQRASSQGIFLGGGTAAGSNISSGAAIFDMEYSRWLDDDHRHIAELRTALQAHLSDGDLRLIVDGYLAHYDEIFSLKGVAAKSDVFHLITGTWTTPAERCFLWMGGFRPSELIKMLIGQLDPLTEQQVVGIYSLQQSSQQAEEALSQGLEQLQQSLIDTIATASLHDGMHHMALALGKLSNLEGFVRQADNLRQQTLHQLHRILTVRQAARCFLVIGEYYGRLRALSSLWLSRPRETLIADDNSCQTITGLQMVQSSQNHFSNF from the exons ATGAGTAATGATGAAGCTAAAGCAt CTTTATATGCAGCAGCAGCCACAGGGAAGCCTGCTGCAACTTTGGAGATGTTCCCTTCTTGGCCTATGAGATACCAACAGACCCCAAGa GAAAACTCAAAATCAAGAGAAGAAAGTACTGATTCAGGTTCACTTTCAAGTAGAGCTCAACCCCATTTTGAGCCAGAATCTCCCATCAGTAGAAAAGCATCTTCAGACCATCAACTTCAGATAACACACAAATCTCAAGAACAGCAACAGCTTCAAGATATGGCAAGTAATAATAATCCAAGAACAGGAGTTTTACAAACTGAACTATCTTCCAAGTCCAACAGTGAAAAG aaAAAAGGTGCTGCTTCAACCTCAGAGAGGGTACTTGATCCTAAG ACATTGAGACGTTTAGCTCAAAATAGAGAAGCAGCAAAGAAAAGCAGGATAAGAAAAAAG GCTTATGTACAACAGCTAGAAACAAGTAGGATAAGACTTTCTCAGCTAGAACAAGAACTTCAAAGGGCTAGCTCTCAG GGGATTTTCTTGGGAGGTGGTACTGCTGCTGGTTCCAATATCAGCTCTG GTGCTGCAATATTTGATATGGAATATTCAAGGTGGTTGGATGATGATCATAGGCACATAGCCGAGCTTCGAACTGCATTACAAGCACATTTATCAGATGGTGATCTTAGATTAATAGTTGATGGATACCTTGCTCATTACGACGAAATTTTCAGCCTAAAGGGTGTGGCAGCAAAATCTGATGTATTTCACCTAATCACTGGAACGTGGACAACTCCAGCTGAACGCTGCTTCCTTTGGATGGGTGGTTTTAGGCCCTCTGAGCTTATCAAG ATGTTGATAGGACAATTAGACCCTTTAACAGAGCAACAAGTAGTTGGAATATACAGCCTCCAACAATCTTCCCAACAGGCAGAGGAAGCTCTTTCACAGGGACTAGAACAACTACAACAATCTTTAATTGATACCATTGCCACTGCTTCTCTCCATGATGGAATGCATCATATGGCTCTTGCATTGGGGAAACTCTCCAATCTTGAAGGATTTGTTCGTCAG GCTGATAATTTGAGACAACAAACATTGCATCAATTACACAGAATATTAACAGTTAGACAAGCAGCCAGATGTTTCTTGGTGATCGGAGAATATTATGGTCGACTACGAGCTTTAAGTTCTCTATGGTTATCTCGTCCACGAGA GACGCTGATCGCGGATGATAATTCTTGTCAAACAATAACGGGATTACAAATGGTACAATCTTCTCAGAACCACTTCTCAAATTTCTGA
- the LOC101251993 gene encoding transcription factor TGA9 isoform X2 — MASQGIGETGLTDSGSSHHNHNMPYAVYRGLNPASTSFIGNQEGAGFDFGELEEAFVLQGFKMSNDEAKASLYAAAATGKPAATLEMFPSWPMRYQQTPRENSKSREESTDSGSLSSRAQPHFEPESPISRKASSDHQLQITHKSQEQQQLQDMASNNNPRTGVLQTELSSKSNSEKKKGAASTSERVLDPKTLRRLAQNREAAKKSRIRKKAYVQQLETSRIRLSQLEQELQRASSQGIFLGGGTAAGSNISSGAAIFDMEYSRWLDDDHRHIAELRTALQAHLSDGDLRLIVDGYLAHYDEIFSLKGVAAKSDVFHLITGTWTTPAERCFLWMGGFRPSELIKMLIGQLDPLTEQQVVGIYSLQQSSQQAEEALSQGLEQLQQSLIDTIATASLHDGMHHMALALGKLSNLEGFVRQADNLRQQTLHQLHRILTVRQAARCFLVIGEYYGRLRALSSLWLSRPRETLIADDNSCQTITGLQMVQSSQNHFSNF; from the exons ATGGCGAGTCAAGGAATTGGAGAAACTGGTTTGACAGATTCTGGATCATCACACCATAATCACAATATGCCATATGCTGTTTATAGGGGGTTAAATCCTGCTAGCACAAGCTTCAT TGGTAATCAAGAAGGAGCTGGTTTTGATTTTGGAGAGCTAGAAGAAGCTTTTGTACTGCAAGGATTTAAGATGAGTAATGATGAAGCTAAAGCAt CTTTATATGCAGCAGCAGCCACAGGGAAGCCTGCTGCAACTTTGGAGATGTTCCCTTCTTGGCCTATGAGATACCAACAGACCCCAAGa GAAAACTCAAAATCAAGAGAAGAAAGTACTGATTCAGGTTCACTTTCAAGTAGAGCTCAACCCCATTTTGAGCCAGAATCTCCCATCAGTAGAAAAGCATCTTCAGACCATCAACTTCAGATAACACACAAATCTCAAGAACAGCAACAGCTTCAAGATATGGCAAGTAATAATAATCCAAGAACAGGAGTTTTACAAACTGAACTATCTTCCAAGTCCAACAGTGAAAAG aaAAAAGGTGCTGCTTCAACCTCAGAGAGGGTACTTGATCCTAAG ACATTGAGACGTTTAGCTCAAAATAGAGAAGCAGCAAAGAAAAGCAGGATAAGAAAAAAG GCTTATGTACAACAGCTAGAAACAAGTAGGATAAGACTTTCTCAGCTAGAACAAGAACTTCAAAGGGCTAGCTCTCAG GGGATTTTCTTGGGAGGTGGTACTGCTGCTGGTTCCAATATCAGCTCTG GTGCTGCAATATTTGATATGGAATATTCAAGGTGGTTGGATGATGATCATAGGCACATAGCCGAGCTTCGAACTGCATTACAAGCACATTTATCAGATGGTGATCTTAGATTAATAGTTGATGGATACCTTGCTCATTACGACGAAATTTTCAGCCTAAAGGGTGTGGCAGCAAAATCTGATGTATTTCACCTAATCACTGGAACGTGGACAACTCCAGCTGAACGCTGCTTCCTTTGGATGGGTGGTTTTAGGCCCTCTGAGCTTATCAAG ATGTTGATAGGACAATTAGACCCTTTAACAGAGCAACAAGTAGTTGGAATATACAGCCTCCAACAATCTTCCCAACAGGCAGAGGAAGCTCTTTCACAGGGACTAGAACAACTACAACAATCTTTAATTGATACCATTGCCACTGCTTCTCTCCATGATGGAATGCATCATATGGCTCTTGCATTGGGGAAACTCTCCAATCTTGAAGGATTTGTTCGTCAG GCTGATAATTTGAGACAACAAACATTGCATCAATTACACAGAATATTAACAGTTAGACAAGCAGCCAGATGTTTCTTGGTGATCGGAGAATATTATGGTCGACTACGAGCTTTAAGTTCTCTATGGTTATCTCGTCCACGAGA GACGCTGATCGCGGATGATAATTCTTGTCAAACAATAACGGGATTACAAATGGTACAATCTTCTCAGAACCACTTCTCAAATTTCTGA
- the LOC101252293 gene encoding transmembrane 9 superfamily member 5 isoform X2, producing MGRMISQLVLPFHLLLMLGVSLASLNDHRYNIGDEVPLFVNKVGPLSNPSETYQYYDLPFCQPGELLPEKESLGEVLNGDRLTNTLYQLKFGVEKDGVVLCHKKLDQNDVSKFRTAIIKDYYYQMYFDDLPFWGFVGKIEDELWTLDGKGPKYFLFKHVQFDVLYNGNQVIEIHALGDPSNVVDITEDIDLTVTFTYTVRWNETSIPFENRIARYSRASGKPVNRQIHWFSIINSIVISVLLMTFFAVSMMQRLKNDLRKWSSGDEEEDKEVGWKYLHGDVFRCPPNMPLLCAVIGAGTQLLTLFCCLFILAFLGVLYPYNRGALLTSLVIIYTLTSAVAGYSSASFYSQFIETGWERSVTFSAVLFLGPFLVLQFFLNSVAVSFGATLAIPFGTILVIILVYTLIAIPLLALGGIIGYRRRSEFQAPSATKKCAREIPSLAWYRKTPGQMFLAGLLPFSAIVVELHQLYFTLWGYKISTLPGLFSVGAQLLYLCLSTPYTSIANQT from the exons ATGGGTCGTATGATTTCTCAGTTGGTCCTACCATTTCACTTGCTGCTAATGCTGGGTGTCTCTCTGGCTTCACTAAATGATCATCGCTACAACATTGGAGATGAAGTCCCTCTTTTTGTCAACAAAGTTGGTCCTTTGAGTAATCCCAG TGAAACATATCAATATTATGACCTGCCATTCTGCCAGCCAG GTGAGCTGCTTCCAGAAAAGGAATCCCTTGGGGAAGTTCTGAATGGTGACCGTTTAACCAATACCTTGTATCAGTTGAAATTTGGAGTGGAGAAAGATGGGGTTGTCCTGTGCCACAAGAAGCTTGATCAAAATGATGTCTCAAAGTTCAGGACTGCTATTATTAAAGATTACTACTACCAGATGTACTTTGATGATCTCCCTTTCTGGGGATTTGTTGGGAAAATTGAAGATGAACTCTGGACCCTGGATGGAAAGGGCCCCAAGTATTTTCTCTTTAAGCATGTCCAATTTGATGTCCTTTACAATGGAAACCAAGTCATAGAAATACATGCTCTCGGTGATCCAAGCAATGTTGTGGATATAACAGAAGATATAGACCTAACTGTTACCTTCACATATACTGTACGCTGGAATGAAACATCAATTCCATTCGAGAATAGAATAGCAAGATACTCGAGGGCTTCGGGAAAACCAGTGAACCGTCAAATTCATTGGTTCTCGATAATTAATTCAATTGTTATTTCTGTTCTGCTGATGACCTTTTTTGCTGTGAGTATGATGCAGCGCCTTAAGAATGATCTGAGAAA ATGGTCTAGCGGTGATGAAGAGGAAGACAAAGAAGTGGGTTGGAAGTACCTTCATGGTGACGTTTTTAGATGTCCACCAAACATGCCTCTGCTCTGTGCAGTTATTGGTGCTGGTACCCAGCTATTGACATT GTTCTGCTGCTTATTTATATTGGCGTTTCTTGGTGTCCTATATCCATATAATCGTGGAGCTCTCTTGACATCCTTGGTCATAATTTATACCCTTACATCTGCAGTTGCAGGATACAGCTCTGCCTCCTTCTACAGTCAATTTATTGAAACTGGATGG GAAAGGAGTGTTACTTTCTCCGCAGTGCTCTTCCTTGGACCATTCCTCGTACTGCAGTTTTTCCTTAATTCAGTGGCGGTATCATTTGGAGCTACTTTAGCTATTCCATTTGGCACCATACTTGTCATTATTCTTGTTTATACCCTCATCGCTATTCCACTGCTTGCtcttggtgggataattggCTATCGGCGTAGGTCTGAGTTTCAAGCACCGTCTGCCACAAAGAAGTGTGCAAGAGAGATTCCATCGCTAGCTTGGTACAGGAAGACACCTGGTCAAATGTTTTTGGCTGGTCTTCTACCTTTCAGTGCCATTGTTGTTGAGTTACACCAGTTGTATTTTACCCTTTGGGGCTACAAGATTTCAACTCTTCCTG GTCTATTTTCCGTGGGGGCTCAACTGCTGTATTTATGTTTGTCTACTCCATATACTTCTATTGCAAATCAAACATGA
- the LOC101252293 gene encoding transmembrane 9 superfamily member 5 isoform X1 yields the protein MGRMISQLVLPFHLLLMLGVSLASLNDHRYNIGDEVPLFVNKVGPLSNPSETYQYYDLPFCQPGELLPEKESLGEVLNGDRLTNTLYQLKFGVEKDGVVLCHKKLDQNDVSKFRTAIIKDYYYQMYFDDLPFWGFVGKIEDELWTLDGKGPKYFLFKHVQFDVLYNGNQVIEIHALGDPSNVVDITEDIDLTVTFTYTVRWNETSIPFENRIARYSRASGKPVNRQIHWFSIINSIVISVLLMTFFAVSMMQRLKNDLRKWSSGDEEEDKEVGWKYLHGDVFRCPPNMPLLCAVIGAGTQLLTLFCCLFILAFLGVLYPYNRGALLTSLVIIYTLTSAVAGYSSASFYSQFIETGWERSVTFSAVLFLGPFLVLQFFLNSVAVSFGATLAIPFGTILVIILVYTLIAIPLLALGGIIGYRRRSEFQAPSATKKCAREIPSLAWYRKTPGQMFLAGLLPFSAIVVELHQLYFTLWGYKISTLPGILFFMFIILILLTVTLSIGLTYIQLTVEDHEWWWRSIFRGGSTAVFMFVYSIYFYCKSNMSGVLQTTIFFVYNTCICYAFFLMLGTISLRASLMFTRHIYHAVKSE from the exons ATGGGTCGTATGATTTCTCAGTTGGTCCTACCATTTCACTTGCTGCTAATGCTGGGTGTCTCTCTGGCTTCACTAAATGATCATCGCTACAACATTGGAGATGAAGTCCCTCTTTTTGTCAACAAAGTTGGTCCTTTGAGTAATCCCAG TGAAACATATCAATATTATGACCTGCCATTCTGCCAGCCAG GTGAGCTGCTTCCAGAAAAGGAATCCCTTGGGGAAGTTCTGAATGGTGACCGTTTAACCAATACCTTGTATCAGTTGAAATTTGGAGTGGAGAAAGATGGGGTTGTCCTGTGCCACAAGAAGCTTGATCAAAATGATGTCTCAAAGTTCAGGACTGCTATTATTAAAGATTACTACTACCAGATGTACTTTGATGATCTCCCTTTCTGGGGATTTGTTGGGAAAATTGAAGATGAACTCTGGACCCTGGATGGAAAGGGCCCCAAGTATTTTCTCTTTAAGCATGTCCAATTTGATGTCCTTTACAATGGAAACCAAGTCATAGAAATACATGCTCTCGGTGATCCAAGCAATGTTGTGGATATAACAGAAGATATAGACCTAACTGTTACCTTCACATATACTGTACGCTGGAATGAAACATCAATTCCATTCGAGAATAGAATAGCAAGATACTCGAGGGCTTCGGGAAAACCAGTGAACCGTCAAATTCATTGGTTCTCGATAATTAATTCAATTGTTATTTCTGTTCTGCTGATGACCTTTTTTGCTGTGAGTATGATGCAGCGCCTTAAGAATGATCTGAGAAA ATGGTCTAGCGGTGATGAAGAGGAAGACAAAGAAGTGGGTTGGAAGTACCTTCATGGTGACGTTTTTAGATGTCCACCAAACATGCCTCTGCTCTGTGCAGTTATTGGTGCTGGTACCCAGCTATTGACATT GTTCTGCTGCTTATTTATATTGGCGTTTCTTGGTGTCCTATATCCATATAATCGTGGAGCTCTCTTGACATCCTTGGTCATAATTTATACCCTTACATCTGCAGTTGCAGGATACAGCTCTGCCTCCTTCTACAGTCAATTTATTGAAACTGGATGG GAAAGGAGTGTTACTTTCTCCGCAGTGCTCTTCCTTGGACCATTCCTCGTACTGCAGTTTTTCCTTAATTCAGTGGCGGTATCATTTGGAGCTACTTTAGCTATTCCATTTGGCACCATACTTGTCATTATTCTTGTTTATACCCTCATCGCTATTCCACTGCTTGCtcttggtgggataattggCTATCGGCGTAGGTCTGAGTTTCAAGCACCGTCTGCCACAAAGAAGTGTGCAAGAGAGATTCCATCGCTAGCTTGGTACAGGAAGACACCTGGTCAAATGTTTTTGGCTGGTCTTCTACCTTTCAGTGCCATTGTTGTTGAGTTACACCAGTTGTATTTTACCCTTTGGGGCTACAAGATTTCAACTCTTCCTGGTATTCTTTTCTTTATGTTTATAATCCTTATACTGCTCACTGTGACCCTAAGCATTGGTTTGACATATATTCAGCTGACAGTGGAAGATCATGAATGGTGGTGGCG GTCTATTTTCCGTGGGGGCTCAACTGCTGTATTTATGTTTGTCTACTCCATATACTTCTATTGCAAATCAAACATGAGCGGAGTCTTGCAGACTACCATCTTCTTTGTATACAACACTTGCATATGCTATGCATTTTTCCTTATGCTTGGAACAATCAGTCTCCGGGCTTCCTTGATGTTTACTCGTCACATCTACCATGCTGTAAAAAGTGAATGA